The Brevinematales bacterium genome window below encodes:
- a CDS encoding biopolymer transporter ExbD, with product MKIKKERSTKTGIDMTPMIDVVFQLLTFFMITSTVIKTSAINVDLPSA from the coding sequence ATGAAGATAAAAAAAGAGCGTTCTACCAAAACCGGGATCGACATGACCCCGATGATCGACGTAGTTTTCCAGCTCCTGACATTCTTTATGATTACCTCGACGGTGATAAAAACCTCCGCGATCAATGTCGATCTTCCCAGCGCG